CTAGTGAATTGCCATGATTGGTTGATGTTGGTGAAGCATGTGGAGTAGTGGATTCTTGTTGAACCTCTTTTGCTTGCTTCATCATCCCTTgttcattctcttcttcaaactgAGGAAGGAAGTGTAGATCACCTGCATGAGAGCCAAAATCCCAGTCTCCTTCTTCATCGAACGTCACTTCTCGACTGATCACCGTCTTCCTATTGTTTGGATTATACAGCTTATAGCCTTTTGAATTTGATTCATAGCCGATGAAGATGAACTTCTCACTTTTATCGTCGAGTTTCGTCCTCCTCTCCTCTGGTACATGTACATGGGCTATGCTTCCAAAAACTCTTACATTAGAAATATCTGGCTTTCTTCCTCTCCATGCTTCTTGAAGAGTCTTTCCCCACACACTTCTTGTTGGAGACTGATTGGATAAGTAGACAACACATGCTACAGCTTCTGCCCACAACTCCTTAGGCAACCTCTTACTTTTGAGCATACTTCGAGCCATGTCGAGGATAGTTCGATTTTTTCTTTcggccacaccattttgttgaggggatCTTGAAATTATCAAAGGTCGACGAATTCCATTGGCTTAACAGAATTCTTGAAATTCATTCGAAGTGAATTCTCCTCCTTAATCAGATCTCATGGCTTTGATCTTGCAACCACTCTCATTTTCTATAgcggctttgaatttcttgaatgCTCCAAAGACTTCTGATTTCTGCTTCAAGAAATACATCTaggttttccttgaaaaatcatcaatgaagagaaggaaataattatttttacccaAAGAGCTTGGCTTTATTGGACCGCACACATCGGTGTGAATGAGCTCGAGTGGCTTTTGGGCTCTTGTGGTCGACTCCTTTGGAAAGCTTTTCCTGAACTGTTTCCCAAGTAAACATCTTTCGCAAACTTGATCAGGGTAGCTGATGCACGATAAGCCTCTCACCATCTCCTTCTTGGACAATAACTCCAGTCCCCCAAAATTAAGATGCCCAAAACGAAGATGCCAAAGCCAGGATGTGTCTTTGTAACATGTTTTGAGACACTTTGCAACATCATTTTGAATATTCATAGGAAACATCCtattctttgacattttcaccttggcaattaatcttcctttgtcatctctaagaaaaaggctataattttcatgtgaatatcataacctttttctaagagttgacccaagctcaaaatgttgcttttcatattgggcacgtagtagacatttgaaattaattggtgACCGCCATTTTTCAGGGGAATTAGgatgttaccttttcctttgACAGGTATTTTAGATTCGTCTCCAAAAGAAACATTGCCACTCACCGATTCATTGAGCTCTATGAACATGCTTATTCTTCCGCACATGTGGTTGCTGGCGCCGGTATCAAGGTACCATGTATAGTCTTGGTCTCTATCATTGTTCTTGCATGCTAGTAGCATGACGTCATTATCTTCTTTCACATAATTGACCTTTTCATCAGGTATGTTGCTTGGAGCTCTACATTCCCAAGCATAATGCCCaaacttttgacaattgtagcattgaacttgagatttttcatacctcaagttggAGCGCCCTCTTCCACGACCTTTTGTTGAGCTTCCTCCTCTTTCGTAGTTGCTATGGTTGTTAAAGTTCCAACCACGTCCACGTCCACGTCCATGTCCATGTCCGCGTCCTCAACCACGACTTCTTCCGTACTGGCTTCTCTCGTTGTCgaagctttcttctttcttctttggctgAACATGCGTCTTGAGGAGCTGCTCATCATTTCCTTGCCTCTTcttatgtttctcttcatatgcttgtagcgaacccattaattgttctatactaatttcttccaagtttttagtttcttcaatCGTCACAACAATGTGCTCGAACTTGGGATCCAACGAGCGTAGtatcttctccataattctaacatcttctaacttttctccttttctttttaattgattggaaacggctaagactcttgagaaataatcagagattgattcagaccctttcatttgtagagattcGAACTCACCTCTTAATACTTGAAGACGAACCTTTTTCACTTATTCGGCTCATTTGTAAGAGGTTTGAAGTTTCTCCCATGCTTGCTTGGCAGAGGTTGCACTCGAGACCTTCTCAAAGCCATTGTCATCTAATGCTTGGTAGATGAGGTAAAGAGCCTTCTTGTCTCTCTATCTTGAATCTTTCAAACTCCTATTCTGGGGTTGGGACAGAGTAGCTTCATCTTCTGGCTCAGTGTAGCCTTTCTCCACGACTTCCCATACATCGTGTGCTCCCAAAAGGgccttcattttgatactccAATTATCGAAGTTGTTGTTGTCGAGCACTGGAACTTGAAAGGCTGCCATAGCGTTGCTAACCATAGCTATGGTACCACtttgttggggcttaaaaagacttcactactttggagatgtttatctcgcaaagaagaatgtaatgcagcggaattgataggcaagagaaaaaaagaatactcaaagtattacacaagatttttattcactcacaaacttagtacaagaggaaacactcaaacactcttagaagctttgttgcttcttctcactttTCACTTCTCATtacttgctctcttggttgtttttttttttttttgccaacttACTATGGCCCACCGCCTTTGGGCTTTGCATTTCAACCACACAAGTTTACAATCAGCTAGACCTTTCTAGCATGCACACCAACATTAGCTTGCATAATGTCCTCACAATTTTTGTAGAATTTTCCAGTGCATGATCATGCACACACTCCCCCCGACTTACATAGCTGGAATTTTCCAGCTACTATTACAGACATAGATTGCTAAAATTTTCTAGCATATGCACATTGGCTTTGGGTTGGATCACTTGTCTTGGGCCGAAGACAAGATTACCTTTTAACAGTAGTGTCCAATCTCCAAAACAATGTCACATCCACTATTATGTGCCCCGTACAAGGCTGCGCCGGCTTGCTAGACCCCGACTACTGCCGTCCAATCCTCCCAGATGACATCTTTGATGGGTGGGGCAATGCTTTGTGTGAATCTGCACTCGTGGATGAGAGTGATGATATCTGTTCAACTTTTGTATGTGACTTCTGTGTTGAGCGAGTTGATCTAAAAGACTCGTTTAACATTAAGGGTTGCTCCCATTTTTACCGTCAATACTGCATTGTCAAATTCGTAGCATCCAAGCTTGATGACAATGTATCTTCCATTATATGCCCTGCACAAGGCTGCACCGGCTCATTAGACCTTGACTACTGTCGTCCTATCCTCCCAACCGATGTCTTTGATAGGTGGGGCAAGGCGATATATGAATCTGTGGTTATCGGGCCTCAGAAGAAGAATCACTTATACTGTCCCTTTGCCACGTGCTCCGCGCTGTTGATCCACGAAGGGCCAGAGGATACCAATCAGGCTCGGTGTCCTCATTGCAAGAGAGAGTTTTGTGCGAAGTGTGAGGCTCCTTGGCATACCGAATTCAATTGCGCCATGTTTCAGAAACTGAGAGATAAGGGTGAAGACAAGATGCTGAAAGAACTTGCCAAGAATAAGAACTGGAGGAGGTGCCCACGTTGCAATTACTATGTTGAAAGAATAGATGGGTGCAGCTACATGAAATGCAGGTTAATTTCATATAATTCCCCATCAGTTTCGGAATTAAATAACTTAACTGTTATCCTTCAACTTATATAAATTTCATCTTTTGGTTCATATTTCTTTGCCCTAGTGTTCGTTGATCATCAAATTTGGTTACAATTATGGTTGCAGGTGCGGATTTGCTTTCTGTTACAGTTGTGGAATTCAAGCTGTCGAACATACCCGTTATTGTCAAAGCTGTAAGAAATAATCCTAATTATTTTCTCAAGAGACGATCTTGCTGCAGTACTACAGAAGGTTGATGCAGGTGGTTGGATACCGGAAATTAGATCATTGTTCAGTTTGTTTACTCTAATAAGATGTGTATTATCTATTGAATTCAATATTACGTACTTTTGAAATCGCAAAACTGCAACGGGGGCCTAGCGAAGTTGGTAGGGCAGTGTCCTCTGCACCAAAGTTCAAATGTTCCTCTCTCTAGTTTAGATTAGACCAAAAAATCGTCCGAAtattactttttcaattttgtCTTGGTATGtattatcatctctactatCATATTTTTAATCAAAAGGGTTTATTCTGCTctataaagaaataaaagaaatgatGGATGATGAAAAGGATAGAGGAAGAGTGGTGGGAAGGATGTCAAAAATGCTTTTATGGGTTCACTGTCTGTCCTCCCACGTAGTACGAGCAGTACATTTACTTGCCACAGCCCACAAGACAGACGCCGTTAGTGAGCCCTTCATCCAACTTATGATCATTTGGTCTTGCTGCATCCACATAGTGTAGGCTGCGTTGACAGCAGTGGTGCCAACAAGGTGTTTGGGAGGACAGACAATCGAATCAGATCACGGCTTCTCAGTATTGGCAGGATTTGAGCCAACCACATAGGATTTTTTGAGACAACCATAGCGTAGCCTTCATATGTGATTTCTGTGATTTCTGTGTTGATTCAATATTCTGTGATTTCACATTTATGCTGTGAAATCAACACATAAAAGCTAGTATTGTCAAAAATGCTTTTATGCTTTTATGTGTTGATTCACATTTGATGTAGCTGCTCTATAATTACATGATTTGAGGATTTCATATGCGATATTGATTCTACCTTCATATGTGATTCCTGTGTTGAGCCAGTTAACCTGAAAGACTCATTTAACATAAGCTGTTG
This is a stretch of genomic DNA from Malus domestica chromosome 02, GDT2T_hap1. It encodes these proteins:
- the LOC103418208 gene encoding E3 ubiquitin-protein ligase RSL1-like; the encoded protein is MCPVQGCAGLLDPDYCRPILPDDIFDGWGNALCESALVDESDDICSTFVCDFCVERVDLKDSFNIKGCSHFYRQYCIVKFVASKLDDNVSSIICPAQGCTGSLDLDYCRPILPTDVFDRWGKAIYESVVIGPQKKNHLYCPFATCSALLIHEGPEDTNQARCPHCKREFCAKCEAPWHTEFNCAMFQKLRDKGEDKMLKELAKNKNWRRCPRCNYYVERIDGCSYMKCRCGFAFCYSCGIQAVEHTRYCQSCKK